A window of Longispora fulva contains these coding sequences:
- the pgsA gene encoding phosphatidylinositol phosphate synthase: MAKLLSVFGRARLARVLDPVGSALVRAGISPNTVTVAGTLGVVIGCVGFVTRGHLLTGLVIVTLSCLTDLIDGAMARARGTASSFGAFLDSTMDRVADGAIFGALAFWLGTTGHPWPAAAALLALVLGQVVSYAKARAEGLGMTCNVGIAERPERLILIGIGGLLAGLGVPYGLDAVLWLLVALSAVTVWQRVAHVHKQAS; this comes from the coding sequence ATGGCAAAGCTTCTCAGTGTGTTCGGCCGAGCCCGGCTCGCGCGCGTCCTCGACCCGGTGGGTTCAGCCCTCGTGCGCGCCGGCATCTCCCCGAACACGGTCACCGTCGCCGGCACGTTGGGCGTGGTCATCGGGTGCGTCGGTTTCGTCACCCGTGGTCACCTTCTCACAGGCCTGGTCATCGTGACCCTCAGTTGTCTCACCGACCTCATCGACGGGGCGATGGCCCGGGCGAGGGGGACCGCCAGCAGCTTCGGCGCGTTCCTCGACTCGACCATGGACCGGGTGGCCGACGGTGCCATCTTCGGCGCCCTGGCCTTCTGGCTGGGCACCACGGGCCACCCGTGGCCGGCCGCCGCCGCGCTGCTGGCCCTGGTCCTCGGCCAGGTCGTCTCCTACGCCAAGGCCCGCGCCGAGGGCCTGGGCATGACCTGCAACGTGGGCATCGCCGAGCGGCCCGAGCGCCTGATCCTGATCGGGATCGGCGGCCTGCTCGCCGGCCTGGGCGTGCCCTACGGCCTCGACGCGGTCCTGTGGCTGCTCGTCGCGCTGTCCGCCGTCACGGTATGGCAGCGGGTCGCGCACGTGCACAAGCAGGCGTCATGA
- a CDS encoding phosphatidylinositol mannoside acyltransferase, whose product MTLQEWGYTAGWRIVRALPGPVATGVFRAGADRAARRRGPGVQRLEANLRRVAAPDADIDALVRAGMRSYARYWMEAFRLPSRSRAQILDGFRLEGGETLIQHGKAGEGAVVALPHGGNWDAAGAWAAASGIPLTTVAERLKPEALYQRFLDFRESLGMSIIPERGGDRPPIDVLVERVQAGHLVPLLADRDLSRRGVEVTFFGGRTRMPAGPALLALRTGAPLYTVSMWYEPDAACGRLVGPLPVPASGTLAERVAALTQSVADSLALGIAEHPEDWHMLQKLWLDPS is encoded by the coding sequence ATGACTCTCCAGGAGTGGGGCTACACCGCCGGCTGGCGGATCGTCCGCGCCCTGCCGGGGCCGGTGGCGACCGGCGTCTTCCGGGCCGGGGCCGACCGGGCCGCCCGCCGCCGGGGCCCCGGGGTGCAGCGGCTGGAGGCCAACCTCCGCCGGGTGGCCGCCCCTGACGCCGACATCGACGCGCTGGTCCGCGCCGGCATGCGCTCCTACGCCCGGTACTGGATGGAGGCCTTCCGCCTGCCGTCGCGCAGCCGGGCCCAGATCCTCGACGGTTTCCGCCTCGAGGGCGGCGAGACGCTGATCCAGCACGGCAAGGCCGGCGAGGGCGCCGTCGTGGCATTGCCGCACGGCGGCAACTGGGACGCCGCCGGGGCCTGGGCCGCGGCCAGCGGCATCCCGCTCACCACCGTCGCCGAACGCCTCAAGCCCGAGGCTCTCTACCAGCGGTTCCTCGACTTCCGCGAGAGCCTGGGCATGAGCATCATCCCCGAGCGCGGCGGCGACCGGCCGCCGATCGACGTGCTGGTCGAACGGGTCCAGGCGGGGCACCTGGTGCCGCTGCTCGCCGACCGGGACCTGTCCCGACGCGGCGTCGAGGTCACCTTCTTCGGCGGCCGGACCCGGATGCCCGCAGGCCCGGCGCTGCTGGCCCTGCGGACCGGCGCACCCCTGTACACGGTCTCCATGTGGTACGAACCGGACGCCGCCTGCGGCCGGCTCGTCGGCCCGCTGCCGGTCCCCGCGTCGGGCACCCTGGCGGAGCGGGTCGCGGCGCTGACCCAGTCGGTGGCCGATTCCCTCGCCCTGGGCATCGCCGAGCACCCCGAGGACTGGCACATGCTCCAGAAGCTGTGGCTGGACCCGTCGTGA
- a CDS encoding glycosyltransferase family 4 protein: protein MRIGIVCPYSFDVPGGVQFHIRDLAEALMDLGHQVSVLAPAEDEDALPEYAVSAGRAVAVKYNGSVARLTFGPISAARVRRWLARGKFDVLHVHEPVTPSLSMLATLAARGPVVATFHTAMTRSRTMAASAPVLQLVLEKITARIAVSALARKVQVEHLGGGAVEIPNGVSMAAFTGAEPLPGWPGTGGAIGFLGRFTEPRKGFDVLVDAFARLAPDRPGLRLLLAGPGDLSEIDLPDVVRDRITFLGKVSEEDKPRMLRSVDVYVAPNTGGESFGMILTEAMAAGAPVLASDIDAFRRVLDDGRAGALFPVADPAALAAELADLLDDPARRRALSEAATRAVENYDWPVVARRIVEVYATAIAATTGVVTGDDPELDARLAGLP, encoded by the coding sequence GTGAGGATCGGCATCGTCTGCCCGTACTCCTTCGACGTGCCCGGCGGGGTGCAGTTTCACATCCGCGACCTCGCCGAGGCGCTGATGGACCTCGGACACCAGGTCAGCGTGCTGGCCCCGGCCGAGGACGAGGACGCGCTGCCGGAGTACGCGGTGTCGGCGGGGCGGGCGGTGGCCGTCAAGTACAACGGATCGGTCGCGCGGTTGACCTTCGGGCCGATCTCCGCCGCCCGGGTCCGGCGCTGGCTGGCCCGGGGGAAGTTCGACGTCCTGCACGTGCACGAGCCGGTCACCCCGAGCCTGTCGATGCTGGCCACCCTGGCCGCCCGGGGCCCGGTGGTGGCCACGTTCCACACCGCGATGACCCGGTCGCGGACCATGGCCGCCAGCGCCCCCGTCCTGCAACTGGTCCTGGAGAAGATCACGGCCCGGATCGCCGTCAGCGCGCTGGCCCGCAAGGTGCAGGTCGAACACCTCGGCGGGGGAGCGGTCGAGATCCCCAACGGGGTGTCGATGGCGGCCTTCACCGGCGCGGAACCCCTGCCCGGCTGGCCCGGCACCGGCGGGGCCATCGGCTTCCTCGGCCGGTTCACCGAGCCCCGCAAGGGCTTCGACGTGCTGGTGGACGCGTTCGCCCGGCTGGCCCCCGACCGCCCGGGACTGCGGCTGCTGCTCGCCGGCCCGGGCGACCTGTCGGAGATCGACCTGCCCGACGTGGTCCGCGACCGGATCACCTTCCTCGGCAAGGTCTCCGAGGAGGACAAGCCCCGGATGCTCCGCAGCGTGGACGTCTACGTCGCCCCCAACACCGGCGGCGAGTCCTTCGGCATGATCCTCACCGAGGCGATGGCGGCCGGGGCCCCCGTGCTGGCCAGCGACATCGACGCCTTCCGGCGGGTTCTCGACGACGGCCGCGCCGGCGCCCTGTTTCCCGTGGCGGATCCCGCGGCCCTGGCCGCAGAACTCGCCGACCTGCTGGACGACCCGGCGCGGCGGCGGGCGCTGTCGGAGGCCGCGACCCGGGCCGTCGAGAACTACGACTGGCCGGTCGTGGCCCGCCGGATCGTGGAGGTGTACGCCACCGCGATCGCCGCCACGACCGGGGTGGTGACCGGGGACGACCCGGAGCTCGACGCACGGCTGGCCGGCCTGCCGTAA